The Pygocentrus nattereri isolate fPygNat1 chromosome 1, fPygNat1.pri, whole genome shotgun sequence genome window below encodes:
- the LOC119264175 gene encoding RNA-binding protein 25-like: RETQRETQRERETERETQRERETQRERETQRERERQRERQRERQRERERERETERERERERETERERDRERERERETERERERERETERERDRERERQRERERERERQRERERERERERERETERDRQRETERERDRERETQRERHRERETERERERERERETQRERDRERERQRERERDRDRDRERERERETERETQRERETQRERERERERDRERERERERERERERHRERKTERDTQRERERQRERHRERERDRERDTERERERERQRERDTERERDTERERQRERERERERETHRERERERERERERERERERQRDRERERDRERERERHRERERERERERERERDRERERERERERERHRHRERERERERERETERQRERERQRERERERERDRERER; the protein is encoded by the coding sequence agagagacacagagagagacacagagagagagagagacagagagagagacacagagagagagagagacacagagagagagagagacacagagagagagagagagacagagagagagacagagagagagacagagagagagagagagagagagagagacagagagagagagagagagagagagagagacagagagagagagagacagagagagagagagagagagagagacagagagagagagagagagagagagagagacagagagagagagagacagagagagagagagacagagagagagagagagagagagagagagacagagagagagagagagagagagagagagagagagagagagagagacagagagagatagacagagagagacagagagagagagagacagagagagagagacacagagagagagacacagagagagagagacagagagagagagagagagagagagagagagagagacacagagagagagagacagagagagagagagacagagagagagagagagagacagagacagagacagagagagagagagagagagagagacagagagagagacacagagagagagagagacacagagagagagagagagagagagagagagagacagagagagagagagagagagagagagagagagagagagagagagacacagagagagaaagacagagagagacacacagagagagagagagagacagagagagagacacagagagagagagagagacagagagagagacacagagagagagagagagagagagagacagagagagagagacacagagagagagagagacacagagagagagagacagagagagagagagagagagagagagagagagacacacagagagagagagagagagagagagagagagagagagagagagagagagagagagagacagagagacagagagagagagagagacagagagagagagagagagagacacagagagagagagagagagagagagagagagagagagagagagagagacagagagagagagagagagagagagagagagagagagagacacagacacagagagagagagagagagagagagagagagagagagacagagagacagagagagagagagagacagagagagagagagagagagagagagagagacagagagagagagaga